A region of Limisphaera ngatamarikiensis DNA encodes the following proteins:
- the coaE gene encoding dephospho-CoA kinase (Dephospho-CoA kinase (CoaE) performs the final step in coenzyme A biosynthesis.): MERIGLTGGLGMGKTTVARMFHLRGVPVVDTDELARKVVEPGQPAWQEIVAAFGPGIADETGRLRRAELGRIVFSDPGARRTLESITHPRIRQLWHEQMTAWEQAGMERALVVIPLLYETGAERELDRVVCVACTRASQYERLRQRGWSDREIEARCAAQWPVEEKMARADHVVWTEGTLLATEAQVDRLLERWCRKAG; encoded by the coding sequence ATGGAACGAATCGGTCTGACCGGTGGTCTCGGCATGGGCAAAACCACCGTCGCCCGCATGTTCCACTTGCGCGGCGTGCCCGTGGTGGACACGGATGAGTTGGCTCGCAAAGTGGTTGAGCCCGGCCAGCCCGCCTGGCAGGAGATTGTGGCGGCTTTCGGACCCGGGATCGCGGATGAAACGGGCAGGCTGCGCCGTGCCGAGTTGGGCCGGATCGTGTTTTCCGATCCGGGGGCGCGGCGCACCTTGGAATCCATCACTCACCCGCGAATTCGGCAGCTCTGGCATGAGCAGATGACGGCTTGGGAACAGGCCGGCATGGAGCGGGCACTGGTGGTCATCCCGCTCCTTTACGAGACCGGTGCCGAGCGCGAACTCGACCGGGTCGTCTGCGTGGCCTGCACCCGTGCCTCGCAGTACGAGCGGTTGCGACAGCGCGGGTGGTCGGACCGGGAAATCGAGGCCCGATGCGCCGCCCAATGGCCGGTGGAGGAGAAGATGGCCCGGGCTGATCACGTCGTTTGGACTGAAGGCACCCTGTTGGCCACCGAGGCGCAGGTGGATCGGCTTCTGGAGCGATGGTGCCGGAAGGCGGGTTGA
- a CDS encoding protein-disulfide reductase DsbD family protein, giving the protein MRPIRFWRCGVGLVFALAAAEAVAAHTRARLVLSADEARPGDTIWAGVILQMDPEWHTYWRNPGASGIATEIAWALPAGVQPGSIHWPPPEKYAEGDLITYVYHDEVMLLVPLHLAKDLSPGRVELRATVSWLECKESCLPGSAELAASLRVGGELKPSADHETIEQWRRRLPSEGSALAFQGRWDMPAGAERRRPVVLEWRDPVASSSRAEGASWDFYPYAAPDYEVQAATTALPAEEGMVRVRKEVETYHADRWPDRLEGLVVLRKGREVQAWEVRGPVHEPGETAAATGTARRSRAEPGWVRILAYAFLGGLILNVMPCVLPVIALKILGFVNQAREDRRRVRRLGLVYTLGVLVSFAVLAVLVIGLQAAGRQAGWGIQFGNPYFLVAMTLLVTLIALNLFGVFEVSLGGRALESAAGLARREGAAGAFFSGLLTTVLATSCTAPFLGAAVGFAFVQPPGVVVLVMLTIGAGLAFPYLLLSWQPAWMKWLPKPGPWMEHFKVLMGFPMLAAGVWLLTLVEAHYGERVWALGYFLVVVAVAAWLFGTFWQRSVRRHPAALWIALGLLVGGYATLLEGSMQWRQPAPVTAGTGPRAEQDGIPWRSWSPEAVAEARRQGHPVLVDFTARWCLTCQVNKKFALEVDSVRQKLRETGTVAFLADYTHFDPAIGEELKRFGRAGVPLVVVYPADPSRDPLVLPEALTPGMVLDALEQAARN; this is encoded by the coding sequence ATGAGGCCGATACGGTTCTGGCGATGTGGGGTCGGGCTGGTTTTCGCCCTGGCCGCGGCCGAGGCCGTTGCCGCTCATACGCGGGCGCGACTGGTCTTGTCGGCCGATGAGGCCCGTCCGGGTGATACCATTTGGGCGGGGGTCATCCTTCAAATGGATCCCGAATGGCACACCTACTGGCGCAATCCCGGCGCGTCCGGCATTGCCACCGAGATTGCGTGGGCCCTGCCGGCTGGTGTCCAGCCCGGGTCCATCCACTGGCCACCGCCGGAAAAGTATGCCGAGGGCGACCTGATCACCTACGTGTACCATGACGAGGTGATGTTGCTGGTGCCGCTCCATCTGGCGAAGGATCTGTCGCCCGGTCGGGTGGAGTTGCGGGCCACGGTCTCCTGGTTGGAATGCAAGGAATCCTGTCTGCCGGGCTCTGCCGAACTGGCGGCCTCCCTGCGGGTGGGTGGTGAACTGAAACCTTCTGCCGATCACGAAACGATCGAACAATGGCGCCGTCGGTTGCCGTCCGAGGGGTCCGCCCTGGCATTTCAGGGTCGATGGGATATGCCGGCGGGGGCGGAACGGCGCCGACCGGTGGTGCTGGAGTGGCGGGACCCAGTGGCCTCAAGCAGCCGGGCCGAAGGCGCATCGTGGGACTTCTACCCTTACGCCGCACCGGACTACGAGGTCCAGGCAGCCACCACCGCGTTGCCCGCGGAAGAAGGGATGGTCCGTGTGCGCAAGGAGGTGGAGACCTACCACGCGGATCGCTGGCCGGACCGGTTGGAGGGTTTGGTGGTGCTGCGCAAGGGCCGGGAGGTTCAAGCATGGGAGGTGAGGGGGCCGGTGCACGAGCCCGGAGAGACGGCCGCTGCGACCGGGACGGCCCGACGATCCCGGGCAGAGCCCGGTTGGGTACGGATCCTTGCCTACGCGTTTCTGGGTGGCCTGATTCTCAACGTCATGCCGTGTGTGTTGCCGGTGATTGCCCTGAAGATTCTGGGGTTTGTGAATCAGGCGCGTGAGGACCGCCGTCGGGTGCGGCGGCTCGGTCTGGTTTACACATTGGGCGTGCTGGTTTCGTTTGCCGTGCTGGCGGTTCTGGTGATTGGCCTTCAAGCAGCCGGTCGGCAGGCCGGCTGGGGGATTCAGTTTGGCAATCCCTACTTCCTGGTTGCGATGACCCTGTTGGTGACGTTGATCGCTCTGAATCTGTTTGGTGTGTTCGAGGTGAGTTTGGGAGGACGGGCCCTGGAGTCGGCAGCCGGACTGGCCCGGCGTGAGGGAGCAGCCGGGGCGTTCTTCAGCGGGCTGCTCACCACGGTGCTGGCGACCTCGTGCACCGCACCCTTCCTGGGCGCTGCCGTCGGATTCGCGTTTGTTCAGCCGCCAGGTGTGGTGGTTCTGGTGATGCTGACCATCGGGGCCGGCCTGGCCTTTCCGTATTTGCTGCTGAGCTGGCAACCGGCCTGGATGAAGTGGCTGCCCAAACCGGGTCCGTGGATGGAACATTTCAAGGTGCTGATGGGTTTCCCCATGCTCGCCGCGGGGGTCTGGTTGCTCACGTTGGTGGAGGCACACTATGGCGAGCGGGTGTGGGCGCTGGGATACTTCCTGGTGGTGGTTGCGGTGGCGGCATGGTTGTTCGGTACCTTTTGGCAGCGAAGTGTCCGCCGTCATCCGGCGGCCTTGTGGATCGCGCTGGGCCTGTTGGTGGGCGGTTACGCAACCCTGCTGGAGGGCAGCATGCAATGGCGTCAACCCGCGCCCGTGACGGCGGGAACGGGGCCCCGGGCGGAGCAGGACGGGATTCCGTGGCGATCGTGGAGCCCGGAGGCCGTGGCGGAGGCACGTCGTCAGGGGCATCCCGTGTTGGTGGACTTTACCGCCCGCTGGTGTTTGACCTGTCAGGTGAACAAGAAGTTCGCACTCGAAGTGGACTCTGTTCGCCAAAAGCTTCGGGAGACGGGCACGGTCGCTTTCCTGGCCGATTACACCCATTTTGATCCGGCCATTGGCGAGGAGCTCAAACGGTTCGGACGTGCCGGGGTGCCACTGGTGGTGGTTTACCCGGCCGACCCTTCCCGCGATCCCCTGGTTTTACCCGAGGCACTCACGCCGGGGATGGTGCTCGACGCCCTGGAACAGGCCGCTCGAAACTAG
- the lpdA gene encoding dihydrolipoyl dehydrogenase, translating into MQPIETELVVVGAGPGGYAAAFYAADLGKKVILVEKDKRLGGVCLNVGCIPSKALLQATHLITETRESAHRGITFGPPTVDLARLRAWKESILEKLAGGVAFLAQKRGVQVLRGRGYFEDSQTLRVETEEGQKFIRYQHAIVATGSLPAMPKVFDLGNPRVMTSTEALEVEEIPPRLLVVGGGYIGMELGTVYAALGSEVVLVEALDRVLAGADPDLSRPVVQRAQKAFKEIRLQARVLSMATAGKQIRVVIEYNGQKLEELYDRVLVAVGRVPNTEDLGLENTKVQFTDKGFIKVNEYMQTDDPHIYAIGDVVGGALLAHKAHKEARIAVEVINGEESRFENIVIPAVVFTDPELAWCGLTEAEAKERGIPHEVARFPWSASGRALSFDRTDGLTKLIVDPESDRVLGVGIVGHGAGELIAEATLALEMGATAEDIALTVHPHPTLSETLMEAAEAYYGYATHTLSRKRSL; encoded by the coding sequence ATGCAGCCGATCGAGACCGAACTTGTCGTCGTGGGAGCCGGCCCGGGCGGCTACGCGGCCGCCTTTTACGCGGCGGACCTGGGCAAGAAGGTGATTCTGGTGGAGAAGGACAAGCGGCTGGGCGGTGTGTGCCTGAACGTGGGCTGCATTCCCTCCAAGGCACTGCTGCAGGCCACGCACCTCATCACCGAAACACGGGAGTCCGCCCATCGGGGCATCACTTTTGGTCCGCCGACCGTGGACCTGGCCAGGCTGCGGGCCTGGAAGGAATCCATCCTGGAGAAGCTGGCCGGTGGGGTGGCGTTTCTGGCGCAGAAACGCGGTGTGCAGGTGTTGCGGGGGCGCGGGTACTTCGAGGATTCCCAAACCCTCCGGGTGGAAACCGAGGAGGGCCAGAAATTCATCCGTTACCAGCACGCCATTGTGGCGACGGGTTCGTTGCCCGCCATGCCCAAAGTGTTTGATCTGGGCAACCCGCGGGTGATGACCTCCACCGAGGCGCTCGAGGTGGAGGAAATTCCGCCCCGGCTGCTGGTCGTGGGCGGCGGCTACATCGGCATGGAGCTGGGGACCGTGTACGCCGCGCTGGGCAGCGAGGTGGTGCTGGTCGAGGCGCTCGACCGGGTCCTGGCCGGTGCGGATCCGGACCTTTCGCGTCCGGTGGTGCAGCGGGCCCAAAAGGCTTTCAAAGAGATCCGCCTTCAGGCCAGGGTGCTGAGCATGGCCACGGCCGGCAAACAGATCCGGGTGGTCATCGAGTACAACGGGCAGAAGCTGGAAGAGCTGTACGACCGGGTATTGGTCGCGGTGGGTCGGGTGCCCAACACCGAGGATCTCGGTTTGGAAAACACCAAAGTGCAGTTCACCGACAAGGGCTTCATCAAGGTCAATGAGTACATGCAGACGGACGATCCCCACATCTACGCCATTGGTGATGTGGTGGGCGGGGCGCTCCTGGCGCACAAGGCGCACAAAGAGGCCAGGATCGCCGTAGAGGTCATCAACGGGGAGGAAAGCCGATTTGAGAACATCGTGATCCCCGCGGTGGTTTTCACCGATCCCGAACTTGCGTGGTGCGGGCTGACCGAGGCCGAAGCCAAGGAACGTGGCATCCCGCACGAGGTGGCGCGGTTCCCGTGGTCTGCTTCCGGCCGGGCACTGTCTTTCGATCGCACCGATGGGTTGACCAAGCTGATCGTGGACCCGGAAAGCGACCGTGTGTTGGGGGTGGGCATCGTGGGTCACGGTGCGGGCGAGCTGATTGCCGAGGCCACGTTGGCCCTCGAGATGGGTGCCACTGCGGAAGACATCGCGCTCACGGTGCATCCGCATCCCACGCTGTCCGAAACGCTGATGGAGGCCGCCGAGGCGTACTACGGTTACGCCACCCACACCCTCAGCCGGAAACGTTCTCTCTGA
- a CDS encoding 2-oxo acid dehydrogenase subunit E2 has translation MDIKLPPLGEGADSGVVVSVLVKPGDTISPGQPLLELENEKAIATIPAEHAGTVVEVYVRPGEKISVGQRILKLQTGTTAAGAGAATAPPAETRRRAAKPAPAAAPEPPEPEVEVEETPEAAVLAEEEEEEAPRPVAAPVAPPSVRRLARELGIDLSKVRGTDPGGRITRQDLRNYIQRLQSIAVKYKQVVSRQSTPAAAPATAPAGPPPAEPVDFAKWGPVRREPLTTLREVIARRMWESWSAIPHVTQFDEADFTRINQLRKQYGPAYEQKGVKLTVTPFIVRAVVDTLQKHPVFNSSLDEVARELVVKEYYHIGLAVDTEHGLLVPVLRDADRKSLLELAREIESLAQRARERKLAREEMQGGSFTISNQGAIGGAHFTPIVNRPEVAILGVGRGTLKPVVRDGQVVVRLMVPLAVSYDHRVIDGGGAARFIVDLVRALEEFPEEAVKL, from the coding sequence ATGGACATCAAACTTCCACCTCTGGGTGAAGGTGCGGACAGTGGTGTGGTGGTCAGCGTTCTGGTAAAGCCCGGCGACACAATCAGTCCGGGCCAACCACTGCTCGAGCTGGAAAACGAAAAGGCCATCGCCACCATCCCGGCTGAACATGCCGGGACGGTGGTGGAGGTGTACGTCCGGCCGGGCGAGAAGATCTCCGTCGGACAAAGGATTCTGAAACTGCAGACCGGTACGACCGCTGCCGGTGCAGGCGCCGCCACGGCACCCCCCGCAGAAACCCGACGCCGCGCTGCCAAGCCCGCGCCCGCGGCCGCGCCCGAACCTCCGGAGCCGGAGGTTGAAGTGGAAGAAACGCCGGAGGCCGCAGTCCTTGCAGAGGAGGAAGAAGAAGAGGCTCCCCGGCCGGTGGCGGCCCCTGTGGCGCCGCCCTCGGTGCGTCGCCTGGCGCGGGAGCTGGGGATTGACCTGAGCAAGGTTCGCGGCACGGACCCGGGCGGGCGAATCACGAGGCAGGACCTGCGGAATTACATCCAGCGACTTCAGAGCATCGCCGTCAAATACAAGCAGGTGGTGTCGCGGCAATCCACACCGGCGGCCGCGCCCGCGACCGCGCCTGCCGGTCCCCCGCCGGCCGAGCCGGTGGATTTCGCCAAATGGGGCCCCGTACGCCGCGAACCGCTGACCACCCTGCGCGAGGTGATTGCGCGCCGGATGTGGGAAAGTTGGAGTGCCATCCCGCACGTCACACAGTTCGACGAGGCCGATTTCACCCGGATCAATCAGCTGCGCAAACAGTACGGGCCGGCCTACGAGCAAAAGGGGGTCAAACTGACCGTGACCCCCTTCATTGTCCGGGCCGTGGTGGACACGCTGCAGAAACATCCGGTTTTCAACAGCAGCCTGGACGAGGTCGCACGCGAGCTGGTGGTCAAGGAGTATTACCACATCGGGCTGGCCGTGGACACCGAACATGGCCTGCTGGTGCCGGTGCTTCGCGATGCCGACAGGAAGTCCCTGCTGGAGCTGGCCCGGGAAATTGAGTCCCTGGCCCAGCGGGCGCGCGAGCGGAAACTGGCCCGGGAGGAGATGCAGGGGGGCAGTTTCACCATTTCCAACCAGGGCGCGATCGGCGGGGCTCATTTCACGCCGATTGTGAATCGGCCGGAGGTGGCCATTCTGGGCGTGGGCCGGGGCACGCTCAAACCCGTGGTTCGGGACGGCCAGGTTGTGGTGCGCCTGATGGTGCCGCTGGCCGTCAGTTACGATCATCGCGTCATTGACGGCGGAGGGGCGGCCCGGTTCATCGTGGACCTGGTGCGCGCGCTGGAGGAGTTTCCAGAGGAGGCCGTCAAGCTGTAG
- a CDS encoding 4Fe-4S dicluster domain-containing protein, which produces MDLVEKIRWAGVVGAGGAGFPTHVKFASRAGIVIANGAECEPLLHKDAALMETRAEELVRGLQLAMEAVGAREGVIGIKAKRKAAVEAVTEACRGTNVRVHLLGDYYPAGDEYDLVYTVTGRLIPPRGIPLDVGVVVSNVETFINIAAAADGRPVTWKTLTIAGAVRQPVTLRVPVGTSYRDCIEAAGGVSTPDPVLIIGGLMMGQVTDNLDTPVTKTATGVVILPRSHPVVQRKLKPGGLKARIGRSACDQCRYCTEYCPRYLLGYAVEPHQVMRTLAFTGSGAEVFSQWAVLCCACGLCTLYSCPEELFPKEACDEAKTALRRAGIPWSGPTRVQPHPMRDGRRVPIQALTRKLHVTEYDRPAPLRPQPLEPSRLTLPLRQSAGAPCKPTVRAGDHVRAGQVIGEPPPNALGALLHAPVDAMVRTVTEDAIVLER; this is translated from the coding sequence ATGGATCTGGTGGAAAAGATTCGTTGGGCGGGCGTGGTGGGAGCCGGTGGCGCAGGCTTCCCGACCCATGTGAAATTTGCCAGCCGCGCGGGAATCGTGATCGCCAACGGTGCGGAGTGCGAACCCCTCCTGCACAAGGACGCCGCACTCATGGAAACCCGGGCGGAGGAACTGGTCCGTGGATTGCAACTGGCCATGGAGGCCGTTGGCGCGCGCGAGGGTGTCATTGGCATCAAAGCCAAGCGCAAGGCCGCTGTGGAGGCCGTCACCGAGGCATGCCGGGGAACGAACGTGCGGGTGCATCTCCTCGGGGATTATTATCCCGCCGGAGACGAATACGATCTGGTCTACACCGTCACCGGACGCCTCATCCCGCCGCGCGGGATCCCGCTGGATGTCGGCGTGGTGGTCAGCAATGTCGAAACGTTCATCAACATCGCCGCCGCGGCCGACGGACGACCCGTGACCTGGAAGACCCTCACCATCGCCGGGGCGGTACGACAGCCCGTGACCTTGCGTGTGCCGGTGGGCACCTCCTACCGGGACTGCATCGAAGCGGCCGGCGGTGTGAGCACGCCCGACCCGGTGCTGATCATCGGTGGACTGATGATGGGCCAGGTCACGGATAACCTCGACACGCCGGTCACCAAAACCGCAACCGGCGTCGTCATCCTGCCACGCTCCCACCCGGTCGTTCAGCGCAAACTTAAGCCCGGCGGGCTCAAGGCCCGGATCGGTAGGTCCGCTTGCGACCAATGCCGTTACTGCACCGAGTATTGTCCACGGTATCTCCTCGGTTATGCCGTCGAACCGCATCAGGTCATGCGAACGCTCGCATTCACCGGCAGCGGCGCCGAGGTGTTCAGTCAATGGGCGGTCCTTTGTTGTGCCTGCGGGTTGTGCACCCTCTACTCCTGTCCCGAGGAACTCTTTCCCAAGGAGGCCTGCGATGAGGCCAAAACCGCCCTGCGCCGCGCCGGCATTCCGTGGAGCGGGCCCACCCGGGTCCAACCCCATCCCATGCGGGATGGACGCCGCGTGCCCATTCAGGCCCTTACGCGCAAACTTCACGTCACCGAGTATGACCGGCCCGCGCCCCTGCGCCCGCAGCCGTTGGAGCCGTCCCGGCTCACGCTACCCCTGCGGCAGAGCGCCGGTGCCCCATGCAAACCCACCGTCCGCGCGGGCGACCACGTCCGCGCCGGCCAGGTCATTGGCGAACCCCCACCCAATGCCCTGGGCGCTCTCCTGCACGCACCGGTGGACGCCATGGTGCGGACGGTCACGGAGGACGCAATCGTCCTGGAACGATGA
- a CDS encoding BMC domain-containing protein, translating to MMAEKSIGLIELSSVAAGFAVADAMLKAGNVRLLLSRSICSGKYMVLVGGETAAVEAAVAAGVETANGCLIDSVTLANLHPDVFAALGRTHPGEPRGALGILESFNVAALIRAADAAAKAAAVQLLEIRLAMALGGKAFCTMTGDVASVQASIAAGRAVLAGEGVLVNAVVIPRPHPDVYRELV from the coding sequence ATGATGGCCGAGAAATCCATCGGACTGATCGAGCTGTCGAGCGTGGCCGCGGGCTTTGCCGTTGCTGATGCCATGCTCAAGGCGGGAAATGTCAGGCTGCTTCTCTCCCGATCCATTTGCTCCGGCAAGTACATGGTCCTGGTGGGCGGGGAGACCGCAGCCGTCGAAGCCGCCGTTGCTGCCGGGGTCGAAACCGCCAACGGCTGTCTCATCGACAGTGTTACCCTTGCCAATCTGCACCCGGACGTCTTCGCCGCCCTGGGCCGCACACACCCGGGGGAACCCCGCGGCGCGCTGGGCATCCTGGAATCGTTCAACGTGGCCGCGCTCATCCGCGCGGCCGACGCCGCCGCCAAGGCCGCTGCCGTCCAGTTGCTCGAAATCCGTCTGGCCATGGCCCTGGGAGGCAAGGCCTTTTGCACCATGACGGGCGACGTGGCCTCGGTGCAGGCCTCCATCGCCGCCGGTCGCGCCGTTCTGGCCGGGGAGGGCGTGCTGGTCAACGCCGTGGTCATCCCGCGGCCTCACCCGGACGTCTACCGCGAACTGGTTTGA
- a CDS encoding lactonase family protein, whose translation MRSYRVALGLLWLVGRSFLEAADRDWWVFWGTYTRGESRGIYVSRFDGIRGRLTPAQPAAELPNPSFLATSRDGRRLYAVSEVSDGREAGGRVAAYAVDVGTGTLRSLGQRSSGGDGPCHLSLDGRGRGLFVANYASGSVAVLPVDAEGKLGEPAAVIQHRGSSVHPERQRGPHAHQAMPSPQGSHLLVCDLGLDQVLVYRWRTWRRWLGEEPVSRLALPPGSGPRHLAFHPDGRHVYVLNELNSTLTVCRWDGRSGRLELVQTLPTLPEGTEVVGNTTAEVVVHPSGRWVYASNRGHDSIAMFQVDPRTGLLSGMGHESTRGRTPRHFALDPGGRWCLVENQNSDGVAVFRVDTSTGRLLFTGHSARVPSPVCAVFVPVEDR comes from the coding sequence ATGCGGAGTTATCGTGTGGCCCTCGGGTTGTTGTGGCTGGTGGGGCGGTCGTTTTTGGAGGCGGCGGACCGGGACTGGTGGGTGTTCTGGGGCACGTACACCAGGGGCGAGAGTCGGGGGATTTACGTTTCCCGGTTTGACGGGATTCGTGGCCGCCTCACTCCGGCCCAACCGGCCGCGGAGCTCCCGAATCCCAGCTTTCTGGCGACGTCGAGGGACGGCCGCAGGCTGTACGCAGTCAGCGAGGTCAGTGACGGTCGGGAGGCCGGAGGTCGTGTGGCTGCGTACGCCGTGGATGTCGGGACGGGTACGTTGCGATCGCTGGGGCAGCGTTCCTCGGGCGGCGACGGCCCGTGCCATCTTTCCCTGGACGGGCGCGGGCGTGGTTTGTTTGTGGCCAACTACGCGAGCGGAAGTGTGGCGGTGTTGCCCGTGGATGCGGAGGGGAAGTTGGGAGAGCCCGCGGCCGTGATCCAGCACAGGGGTTCAAGCGTGCACCCGGAACGGCAACGTGGCCCGCACGCGCACCAGGCCATGCCCAGCCCGCAGGGTTCCCATCTGTTGGTGTGCGATCTGGGATTGGATCAGGTGCTGGTGTACCGATGGCGCACATGGCGCAGGTGGTTGGGGGAGGAACCTGTTTCCAGACTGGCGCTCCCACCGGGCTCGGGTCCTCGTCACCTGGCGTTTCATCCGGATGGACGGCATGTCTACGTGCTGAACGAGCTGAATTCGACGCTGACCGTGTGCCGATGGGACGGACGCAGTGGCCGGCTCGAGCTGGTGCAAACGCTGCCCACGCTGCCCGAAGGAACAGAGGTCGTGGGAAACACCACTGCGGAGGTGGTGGTGCATCCGAGCGGCCGGTGGGTGTACGCCAGCAACCGGGGCCACGATTCAATTGCCATGTTCCAGGTCGATCCGCGCACCGGCCTGCTGAGCGGGATGGGACACGAAAGCACCCGTGGGCGGACCCCGCGTCATTTTGCGCTGGACCCTGGGGGGCGGTGGTGCCTGGTGGAGAATCAGAACAGCGACGGTGTGGCGGTGTTCCGGGTGGATACCTCGACGGGGAGATTGTTGTTCACGGGGCACTCCGCGCGGGTACCGAGTCCGGTGTGTGCGGTGTTCGTGCCAGTGGAGGACCGCTGA
- a CDS encoding DUF4832 domain-containing protein: protein MRRSFALAAVLGVLWHCGPALADAAQAVVFHPAYAPAPADNPLKGFVPYAGQGRKFPHSLEFSYLPLAAVMTGPTNFNWTPLEKLLDDIASRGCQSVVRFYLEYPGRASGVPEYLVRAGVRLRVWTNTNTQPLPPAPDHTPDYEDPRLRAALTRFIAAFGARYDGDPRLGYITAGLLGTWGEWHCHPHGEWFASKTVQIEVMDAYEAAFRKTPVLLRYPAGDGDPVYASNSRRNFGYHDDSFGWATLETGRKEDEWFSLARLRRAGPSAWNRWRVAPIGGEIRPELWPCLWKAEGCGRGQDFAQCVRETHATWLMDSSTSRALAPDEQERALAAARSLGYELQVLDASAVLTGRRLEVSVTLTNRGVAPFYASWPVHLVAADSKGRETMTEMPFSLKSLLPGMTGKSSVSLDLTRLEPGEITLLLGVMNPMKGGRPLRFANADQDRDRIGWLTLGKIVVP from the coding sequence ATGAGGCGAAGCTTTGCCCTTGCTGCAGTGCTGGGTGTCCTCTGGCACTGCGGGCCTGCCCTGGCGGATGCGGCGCAAGCGGTGGTTTTCCATCCCGCCTACGCGCCGGCCCCGGCGGACAATCCCCTCAAGGGATTCGTGCCCTATGCAGGACAGGGGCGGAAGTTCCCGCATTCCCTTGAATTCAGTTACCTGCCCTTGGCGGCGGTGATGACCGGCCCCACGAACTTCAACTGGACGCCGTTGGAGAAACTGCTGGACGACATCGCGTCACGCGGGTGCCAGAGCGTGGTCCGTTTCTACCTGGAGTATCCGGGCAGGGCCAGCGGCGTGCCGGAGTACTTGGTGCGTGCCGGAGTGCGTTTACGGGTGTGGACGAACACCAACACGCAGCCGCTGCCGCCTGCGCCGGACCACACGCCCGATTATGAAGACCCCCGCTTGCGGGCTGCGCTGACCCGTTTCATCGCCGCGTTCGGGGCGCGTTATGATGGCGATCCGCGGCTCGGCTACATCACCGCCGGACTGCTCGGCACTTGGGGGGAATGGCACTGTCATCCGCACGGTGAGTGGTTTGCCTCCAAGACGGTGCAGATCGAAGTCATGGACGCCTACGAGGCGGCGTTCCGGAAGACGCCGGTGCTGCTGCGCTACCCGGCCGGCGACGGCGACCCTGTTTACGCGTCGAACAGCCGGCGAAATTTTGGATACCACGATGATTCCTTCGGCTGGGCGACGCTCGAAACGGGCCGGAAGGAGGACGAATGGTTTTCCCTGGCGCGCTTGCGCAGGGCCGGCCCGTCCGCATGGAACCGCTGGCGCGTCGCACCGATCGGCGGCGAGATTCGCCCCGAGCTTTGGCCCTGTCTGTGGAAGGCGGAGGGCTGCGGCCGGGGCCAGGACTTCGCGCAGTGCGTCCGCGAAACCCATGCCACCTGGCTCATGGATTCGAGCACGTCCCGCGCGTTGGCGCCGGACGAACAGGAGCGCGCCCTCGCGGCTGCGCGCAGCCTTGGCTATGAGTTGCAGGTCCTGGATGCCTCGGCGGTGCTGACCGGGCGCCGACTGGAGGTTTCCGTCACGTTGACAAATCGCGGCGTGGCTCCGTTCTATGCCAGCTGGCCGGTGCATCTGGTGGCGGCGGACTCGAAAGGCAGGGAAACGATGACCGAAATGCCCTTCAGCTTGAAATCCCTGCTGCCCGGCATGACGGGGAAGAGTTCCGTATCGCTTGACCTCACCCGGCTGGAACCCGGCGAGATTACCCTGCTTCTGGGCGTCATGAACCCGATGAAGGGGGGACGTCCCCTCCGGTTCGCCAACGCGGATCAGGATCGGGACCGCATCGGCTGGCTGACCCTTGGAAAGATTGTGGTGCCGTAG